Within the Chromobacterium paludis genome, the region CGCGTGCCCGAGGTATCGCCGTTCGGCATCAAGAACGTGCGCATCCGCAAGGCCATCCAGCAACGCTTCGAACGCGGCGACCGCTTCCACTACGCTTACATCCCGCTGGCCTGCATCCGCGAAGTGGACGGCCTGCGCCGCCAGCTAATGCGCCGCCTGCACGAAATCACCTGTCCGACGCTGATCGTCCACGCCGACGAGGACGATATCACCAGCCCGCGCTCCGCCCACTACCTGATCCAATACCTGGGCGGCCCGGTGGACTTCATGCCGCTGTCCAACAGCTATCACATGGTGATGGTGGACAACGAGCGCGCCGACGTGCTGCAACGCAGCCTGAAGTTTTTCAACAGCGCGGTCAAATCCGAGACCGTGTCGCCCAGCTGCGGCTGGACGGCCTACGCCGCGGCCTGATCCTAGCCGCCGCGCCAACGTTTTATCCTGCAATCCCTTTGTACGACTCGGCCCGCCATCAGGCGGGCAATTTTTTTCCTGCCGCGCAAGCCGTCGGCATCGTTCCCGCTTCTGATAAAATCCCGGCTCCACCACATAACCGGACCCCGAGCATGAGCCACCCGCATAGCGACGCCGTCAAAGCCTTCCTGCTGGACCTGCAAGACCGCATCTGCGCGGCGCTGGAGGGCGCCGACGGCGAGGGGCGCTTCGTCGAGGACGCCTGGCAGCGCGAGGCCGGCGGCGGCGGGCGCAGCCGCGTGCTCACGGACGGCGCCGTGTTCGAGCAGGCCGGCGTCAACTTCTCCCACGTGCATGGCGGCGCGCTGCCCGCCTCCGCCACCGCGCATAGGCCGGAGCTGGCCGGCCGCAGCTTTGAGGCCATGGGCGTGTCGCTGGTGATCCATCCGCACAATCCGCATGTGCCCACCAGCCACGCCAATGTGCGCTTCTTCCTGGCGGAGAAAGAGGGCGAGGCGCCGGTTTGGTGGTTTGGCGGCGGCTTCGATCTGACGCCGTTCTACCCGCGACACGAAGACGCCGTGCACTGGCACACGGTGGCGCGCGACCTGTGCGCGCCCTTCGGCGACGCGGTCTATCCGCGCTACAAGCAATGGTGCGACGAGTATTTCTATCTCAAGCATCGTCAGGAGGCGCGCGGCATCGGCGGCCTGTTCTTCGACGATCTCAACGAATGGGGCTTCGAGCGCAGCTTCGACTTCATGCGGGCCGTCGGCAACGGCTACCTGGATGCCTACCTGCCCATCGTGGACAAGCGCAAGGACGCCGCCTGGGGCGCGCGCGAGCGCCAGTTCCAGCTCTATCGCCGCGGCCGCTACGTCGAATTCAACCTGGTCTGGGACCGCGGCACATTGTTCGGCTTGCAGTCGGGCGGCCGCACCGAATCCATCCTGATGTCCATGCCGCCGCTGGCGCGCTGGGAATACGGCTATCAGCCGGAGCCAGGCAGCGCGGAAGACAAGCTCTACACCGACTTCCTGCCGCCGCGCGATTGGGTGTGAGCGTCGGCCGGTTACAAACGGGCAACGCACAGCGACGGCGGGATCGGGTATCCTAGCCTGTTCGTTCTTTTAACCGATTTTCGACCCAAGATTCCGGAAGACCGATGCAAAACACCAAGGCCACCGCCCTGCCGCGGGCGCTGGAAACGGCGCTGTGGCTGCTGTTCGCGCTGATCTGGTTCGGCAGCCTGGGCTACCGCGGGCTGATCCACGCCGACGAGGGCCGCTACGCCACCATTTCGCTGTTCATGCTGCACAGCAATGACTGGATCACCCCGCGGCTGAACGGCCTGCTCTATTTCGAAAAACCCATCCTGCAGTACTGGATGGGCGCGCTCAGCTTCGCCGTCTTCGGCGTGAATGAGTTCGCCGCCCGTTTCTGGCCAGGACTGACCGGCTTTCTCAGCGTGGCTGCGGTGGCGCTGACCGCGCGCCGGCTATGGGGCGTAGAGGCGGGCCGCTATGCGGCCTTGACCGCCGGCGGCATGGCCTGGATCGTCGCCAACAGCCATTTCCTGTCGCTGGACATGGGCGTCAGCTTCTTTCTCACCGTCGCCCTGTGCGGCTTCCTGCTGGCGCAGCGCGAAGATGCCAGCCGCGCCGAAACCCGCTGGGCGATGTGGCTGGTATGGGCCGCCATGGCCGGCGCCACGCTCAGCAAGGGCCTGATCGGCCTGTTGATTCCCGGCGCCACCCTGGTGCTGTACAGCCTGGTCAATTGGCAATGGGCCTTCTGGAAGCGCATGCACTGGCTCAGCGGCCTGGCGCTGTTCTTCCTGCTGAGCGCGCCGTGGTTCGTGCTGGTGTCGGAGCGCAACCCGGACTTCGCCCATTTCTTCTTCATCCGCGAGCACTTCGAACGCTTCCTCACCACCGAGCACAAGCGCACCGGCGCGCCGTGGTATTTCGTGCCGTATCTGATCCTGGGCCTCTTGCCGTGGACCACGCTGCTGCCGCGCATTGTCAAGGACGCCTGGGCGGACCGCGCCGCCGGCCTGCGCGTCGGCCGTCTGCTGCTGATCTGGTGCGTGTTCATCTTCGCCTTCTTCAGCAAGTCCCACTCCAAGCTGCCGTCCTACATCCTGCCGATGTTCCCGGCGCTGGCGCTGATGCTGGCGCACAGCCTAGGCCGCATGGCGCCGGCCGAACTGAAGAAACACATCCTGCTGCCTGCCCTGCTGTGGCTGGCCCTGCTGGCCGCCTGGCCTTTCGCCGGCCGTTTCGCCAATGCCGACTCGCCGCTGGACGTGATCCTGCCCTTCGCCCGCTTCATCGCGGCCGCCGCGGCAGTGTTCCTGCTGGGCGCGGCCTTCGCCTGGCGCGCGCTGGGACGGCAGCAACTATTGGCCGCCGTGGCCGCCCTCTCCTTCGCCAGCCTGGCCGCCGTCACCCTGGCCGCCTGCGGCCATGACAGCTATGGCCGGCTCAAGGGCAGCAAGGAAATCGTCGCCCAGATCCGCCCCTACCTGACGCCGGACAGCGAACTCTACTCCGTGCGCTATTACGATCAGACCTTCCCGTACTACGCGGGCCGGCCGGTGACGCTGGTGGACTTCGTCGACGAGTTCGAATTCGGCGAGGGCCAGGAGCCGCAACGCTGGCTGCCGCATATCGAGCAGTTCGAGGCGCGCTGGCGCGCCGCGCCCAAGGCGGTGGCCATGCTGGGCGACGACACCTACCGCGTTTTGCAGAAACAGGGCCTGCCGATGAAGGTGGTCTACCAGGACCCGCGGCGCATGGTGGTGGTGAAGCCTTAGCCCGCTCAATAAGACTTTCGCCATGCAACCCACGAACTCAACGCAGCGGCTAAAGAGCTGGCTTCGTGTGGTTTCGTGGATTTCATGGCTGACCAAGATAGCGATATGAAACTGATTGAATTTGGATTGATATTGTTCGGCGTGCTGCTGAACGCCGCCGCCCAGCTGTGCCTGAAGGCCGGCGTGCGCCAGATCGGCCACTTCGACTTCTCTTTGGCCAACGCCTGGCCGATAGGTTGGTCACTGGCCACCAATCTGCCCATCATCGGCGGCCTGTCCTGCTACGCCGTCAGCGTGGTGGTATGGATCATGGCGCTGTCGCGCGTCGAGGTCAGCGTGGCCTACCCCATGCTGTCCATCGGTTACGTCGTCAACGCGCTGCTGGCCTACTGGATGTTCGGCGAGGCTCTCACCGCGCAGAAGCTGATCGGCATCGCCGTCATCATCGTCGGCGTGGTGCTGGTCGCGCGCAGCTGAAATTTTTGCCGCGAAACCACGAGAGGACGCGAAAAGCCCCGTCGGGAAGCCTTAAGGCTTCGCCCTTACTCAAAGGACTAGACGCGCCGCGGCACGAAACCGCTGGCCGTGCCGCCATGGAGTTTGGTGTCATTTCGCGGTTTTCGTGGCCATACAAAAAGGTTTTGAAAAGACGCTTATGGATTTTCTGCCGTTTACCCGTCCGTCCATAGACGAGGACACCATCGCCGCCGTCGGCGAGGTATTGCGCTCCGGCTGGATCACCACCGGCCCGCGCTGCCAACAGCTGGAAGCGGAGCTGTCCGCCTTCTGCGGCGGCCGCCCGGTGCGCCTGGTGGCGTCCGCCACCGCCGCGCTGGAAATGGCGCTGCAGATCGCCGGCGTCGGCCCCGGCGATGAAGTCATCACCTGCCCGCTGAGCTGGATCGCCACCGCCAACGTGATACTGAAAGTGGGCGCCGCGCCGGTTTTCGTCGACGCCGATCCGGCCACGCGCAATATCGACTTGTCCAAGCTGGAAGCGGCGATCACACCGCGCACCCGCGCCATCATCCCGGTGGACCTAGCCGGTCTGCCGGTGGACCGCGACCGCCTCTACGACATCGCCCGCCGCCACAAGCTACGCGTGGTGGAAGACGCGGCGCAGTCCATGGGCGCCAACTGGAATGGCCAGCGCATCGGCAGTTTCGGCGATCTGGTGTCGTTCAGCTTCCACGCCAATAAGAACATGACCAGCGGCGAAGGCGGCTGCCTGGTGCTGAACAACGCGGAAGAAGCCCGCCTGTTCGAGAAGCTGCGGCTGCAGGGCGTTACCCGCTTCGCCGACGGCACCATGGATGTGGACGTGCTGGGCGGCAAGGCCAACCTCACCGACATCGCCGCCGCCATCGGCCTGGGCCAATTGAAAAAGCTGGACGGCTTCAACGCGCGCCGCCGTGAACTGGCCCAGTTGTATTTCCAGCACTTCAACCGCGAGCTGGGCTGCGCGCTGCCGCCGGCAGACTTTGCGCAGAGCAACTGGCACATGTTCCAGCCGCTGCTGCCGCTGGAGCGGATGCGCATCAGCCGCGGCGAGTTCATCGCCCGCATGAAGGCCGAGCACATCGGCGTCGGCGTCCACTACCCGGCCATGCACCTGTTCACGCTGTTCCGTGAAAAAGGCTATAGCGAAGGCCACTTCCCGGTAGCCGAAGACATCGGCGCGCGCACCGTCACGCTGCCGCTGTTCCCGACGATGAAAGACCAAGACGTGCTGCGCGTCTGCCAAACCTTCAGCGCCGTGCTGCGCGCCGTTTTACACTGAGACACATGAATACCGCCATCCACCTTTCCGTCGTCATCCCGGTCTACAACGAGCAGGACGTGCTGCAGGCCTTGTTCGACCGCCTGTACCCGGCGCTGGACGCGCTGAACGTCCGC harbors:
- the hemF gene encoding oxygen-dependent coproporphyrinogen oxidase, coding for MSHPHSDAVKAFLLDLQDRICAALEGADGEGRFVEDAWQREAGGGGRSRVLTDGAVFEQAGVNFSHVHGGALPASATAHRPELAGRSFEAMGVSLVIHPHNPHVPTSHANVRFFLAEKEGEAPVWWFGGGFDLTPFYPRHEDAVHWHTVARDLCAPFGDAVYPRYKQWCDEYFYLKHRQEARGIGGLFFDDLNEWGFERSFDFMRAVGNGYLDAYLPIVDKRKDAAWGARERQFQLYRRGRYVEFNLVWDRGTLFGLQSGGRTESILMSMPPLARWEYGYQPEPGSAEDKLYTDFLPPRDWV
- a CDS encoding alpha/beta hydrolase, translated to MVSTRPAALLVHGLGGTAYDLGALGRTLEDADIVTHTPVLPGHGGSPEDLLGVGWEDWVESIRAEYRALKTKHKVVHLAGVCLGGLVALEVARREKHQDKLALYAPPMFLDGWSLPKLTWARHIVYRIPGLAQKMRVPEVSPFGIKNVRIRKAIQQRFERGDRFHYAYIPLACIREVDGLRRQLMRRLHEITCPTLIVHADEDDITSPRSAHYLIQYLGGPVDFMPLSNSYHMVMVDNERADVLQRSLKFFNSAVKSETVSPSCGWTAYAAA
- a CDS encoding DegT/DnrJ/EryC1/StrS family aminotransferase; its protein translation is MDFLPFTRPSIDEDTIAAVGEVLRSGWITTGPRCQQLEAELSAFCGGRPVRLVASATAALEMALQIAGVGPGDEVITCPLSWIATANVILKVGAAPVFVDADPATRNIDLSKLEAAITPRTRAIIPVDLAGLPVDRDRLYDIARRHKLRVVEDAAQSMGANWNGQRIGSFGDLVSFSFHANKNMTSGEGGCLVLNNAEEARLFEKLRLQGVTRFADGTMDVDVLGGKANLTDIAAAIGLGQLKKLDGFNARRRELAQLYFQHFNRELGCALPPADFAQSNWHMFQPLLPLERMRISRGEFIARMKAEHIGVGVHYPAMHLFTLFREKGYSEGHFPVAEDIGARTVTLPLFPTMKDQDVLRVCQTFSAVLRAVLH
- a CDS encoding glycosyltransferase family 39 protein; translation: MQNTKATALPRALETALWLLFALIWFGSLGYRGLIHADEGRYATISLFMLHSNDWITPRLNGLLYFEKPILQYWMGALSFAVFGVNEFAARFWPGLTGFLSVAAVALTARRLWGVEAGRYAALTAGGMAWIVANSHFLSLDMGVSFFLTVALCGFLLAQREDASRAETRWAMWLVWAAMAGATLSKGLIGLLIPGATLVLYSLVNWQWAFWKRMHWLSGLALFFLLSAPWFVLVSERNPDFAHFFFIREHFERFLTTEHKRTGAPWYFVPYLILGLLPWTTLLPRIVKDAWADRAAGLRVGRLLLIWCVFIFAFFSKSHSKLPSYILPMFPALALMLAHSLGRMAPAELKKHILLPALLWLALLAAWPFAGRFANADSPLDVILPFARFIAAAAAVFLLGAAFAWRALGRQQLLAAVAALSFASLAAVTLAACGHDSYGRLKGSKEIVAQIRPYLTPDSELYSVRYYDQTFPYYAGRPVTLVDFVDEFEFGEGQEPQRWLPHIEQFEARWRAAPKAVAMLGDDTYRVLQKQGLPMKVVYQDPRRMVVVKP
- a CDS encoding SMR family transporter, translated to MKLIEFGLILFGVLLNAAAQLCLKAGVRQIGHFDFSLANAWPIGWSLATNLPIIGGLSCYAVSVVVWIMALSRVEVSVAYPMLSIGYVVNALLAYWMFGEALTAQKLIGIAVIIVGVVLVARS